The Coffea eugenioides isolate CCC68of chromosome 8, Ceug_1.0, whole genome shotgun sequence genome has a segment encoding these proteins:
- the LOC113780056 gene encoding uncharacterized protein LOC113780056 — MANTQTLRELATPDLTHQPLCITFPTLAENTSFELKSGLIQLLPSFHGLSGEEPHKHVKEFEVVCSSMKPPGKKFLEKFFPASRAASLRKEICSIKQYSGESLYDFWERFNKLCARCPQHQISEQLLIQYFYEGLQSTDRSIIDAASGGALANKTPREAWDLIEAMAENSQQFGSRESNPTRRVNEAETSSIQQQLSELTSAVRQLAMRDTPRAKVCGICTSMDHCTDSCPILQEDGAEQVNMAGGVPAPRRQYDPYSNTYNTGWRDHPNFSYGNRPQNSLSNRPPGFQQPWQPKPQLSSSNTGSSLEDIVKSLATTTSQIQQETRQFQQETRSGMKDMDARINQLATAINRLESHVHGKLPSQPEINPRNVSAMTLRSGKELEGPKVESSKSKSEEEIEKEIEEEGRIRKDPKVTFTSPPTIKSNLPPFPCRLEKTIKVEREKEILDVFRKVQVNIPLLDVIKQVPKYAKFLKDLCINKRKLRGDERVMVGENVSAVLQRKLPPKCGDPGPLKETGIIIQLADRTCAYPDGIIENVLVQSVFAIYATNPSVQEFSKFACRGKFKVAANKSYRMKAIHEVKMERKFREKVALNGHVDPGGRPPITRKIQLHPD, encoded by the exons ATGGCCAACACCCAGACATTAAGGGAGCTGGCTACCCCAGACCTGACTCATCAGCCCTTGTGCATCACGTTCCCAACTCTGGCTGAAAATACTTCTTTCGAGCTGAAATCGGGGTTGATTCAGCTCTTGCCTTCGTTCCATGGTCTTTCTGGTGAAGAACCCCACAAACATGTCAAGGAATTCGAAGTAGTGTGCTCTAGCATGAAACCTCCTGGG aagaaattccTGGAGAAATTTTTCCCCGCATCCCGGGCTGCAAGTTTGAGGAAGGAGATTTGCAGCATCAAGCAGTACTCCGGGGAGTCATTGTACGATTTTTGGGAAAGGTTCAACAAGTTGTGCGCTAGATGCCCACAGCATCAGATTAGTGAACAACTGTTGATCCAATACTTCTATGAGGGACTCCAGTCAACTGACAGGAGTATtattgatgctgcaagtggaggagCCCTGGCGAACAAGACACCGAGGGAAGCATGGGACCTTATTGAAGCCATGGCAGAAAACTCTCAGCAGTTCGGCTCCCGTGAGAGCAATCCTACCCGTAGAGTCAATGAGGCAGAGACGTCATCCATCCAGCAGCAACTGTCAGAGTTGACGTCTGCTGTCAGGCAATTGGCCATGAGAGACACACCGCGAGCGAAGGTGTGTGGAATCTGTACTAGCATGGACCACTGCACGGATTCGTGCCCCATTCTGCAAGAGGACGGGGCGGAACAGGTAAATATGGccggaggcgtgcccgcgccccGCAGGCAGTATGACCCGTATTCCAACACATACAACACCGGTTGGAGAGACCATCCCAATTTCAGCTATGGGAATCGACCGCAAAATTCACTCTCAAATCGTCCACCAGGGTTTCAGCAACCATGGCAACCGAAACCCCAACTTTCATCCTCCAACACAGGGAGTTCTTTGGAGGATATCGTCAAAAGTCTGGCTACTACTACCTCCCAGATCCAGCAAGAGACTAGACAGTTCCAGCAGGAGACCAGATCAGGCATGAAAGATATGGATGCTCGAATAAACCAATTGGCAACTGCCATCAATCGCCTGGAGTCCCACGTTCATGGAAAATTGCCATCTCAACCCGAGATAAATCCCaggaatgtaagtgccatgacactgaggagtggcaaggaactGGAAGGGCCTAAAGTGGAAAgttcaaaaagcaaaagtgaggaGGAGATAGAAAAGGAAATCGAAGAGGAAGGGCGTATTCGCAAGGATCCTAAGGTAACCTTCACTTCTCCGCCCACTATTAAATCTAACTTACCTCCTTTTCCTTGCAGGCTGGAGAAGACAATAAAGgtagaaagggaaaaagaaatcctGGATGTGTTCCGcaaagttcaagtaaacatcCCCCTATTGGACGTGATCAAGCAGGTACCCAAATACgcaaagttcttaaaagacTTGTGCATtaacaaaagaaagctaaggggTGATGAGAGAGTGAtggtaggagagaatgtatcaGCTGTACTTCAAAGGAAACTTCCACCCAAATGCggggatccag GACCATTAAAAGAAAcggggataataattcaattggctgatcgtACATGTGCTTATCCGGATGGGATAATTGAGaatgttttagtgcaa TCTGTGTTTGCTATCTATGCCACTAatccctctgtgcaagaattttctaagtttgctTGTAGGGGTAAATTCAAGGTTGCTGCGAACAAGTCCTATAGGATGAAAGCAATTCACGAGgtgaaaatggagagaaaatttaGGGAAAAGGTTGCACTCAATGGCCACGTGGATCCTGGAGGAAGGCcaccaattacaagaaaaattcAATTACATCCAGACTAA
- the LOC113780055 gene encoding disease resistance protein RPM1-like, whose translation MAESVVGFLIKQLSTLLSQESTLLGGLRPDVQFIKDELGSMKAFLRQAEAKEDDDSQLQEWVKQVREVAYDTEDVLDDFAFRFARGDADGFFGRVGKIYNSIKNLKARHRISLEIKDIKARVVEISARHQRYQSLYGTQEIGSSSSHVANTDCDIRDQALLIEEAKLVGIDQPKKELISKILDDHSHLKLVSVVGMGGLGKTTLAKKVYDDAAVKKQFQSHAWITVSQNFQFNVIIKDLIQQLCEEIRQPLPPQVESMNGIRLSEFVRDFLKERRYILVLDDVWSLNAWETIKYVLPDCNTASRVVLTTRIADVASSSCLASHDLVHEMKPLSYEDSWTLFCNRTFQSNSCPPNLEEVSRKILKKCEGLPLGIVTMGGVLALKDKDKIDEWEMILCGFDIEVDGSGKLERIRRILLLSYNDLPHHLKSCLLYLSIYPEDYPIKRIDIYNILDTWIALGFIEEKEGMTATDIAKRNLKELINRSLIQVKGTRHNGILKECGIHDFLREMIVSKSKEQSFTTVSTGYCTRWPDKVRHLAIHNFTDNPPQGFNSLKSLRSLRTFEYEDPLTTSFLSKFLCGGPKFLKVLNLREAELDNIPKEVFKLFHLEYLDLSDTRVKIIPKSIGQLQNLEALILTGTTITELPVEILKLRRLRSLAVGRKGDYSNNYAIWGFKSPDGIGKLISLESLAFIEANSGKIVMEIGKLIQLRQLWITKLRREDGKELVSSLSRLTNLQELYISSIKEEETLDLQHSISPRLGFLVRILLDGRLEGVPEWIISLQSLSTLSLYNSELSEDENAIDCLGRLPNLVDLILHRAYEGETLCFKAGKFPKLQRLQLGQLKRLK comes from the coding sequence ATGGCCGAGAGTGTTGTAGGCTTTCTAATTAAGCAGCTCTCCACCTTACTTTCCCAAGAGAGCACGCTTTTGGGTGGACTTCGACCAGATGTTCAGTTCATCAAAGATGAACTCGGCAGCATGAAAGCTTTCCTCAGACAAGCTGAAGCAAAGGAGGACGATGACTCCCAACTCCAAGAATGGGTAAAGCAGGTTCGAGAAGTTGCTTATGATACAGAGGACGTTCTCGATGATTTTGCCTTCCGCTTTGCTCGTGGTGATGCAGATGGATTCTTTGGCCGTGTTGGCAAGATCTACAACTCGATTAAAAATCTGAAAGCCCGGCATCGGATTTCTTTGGAGATAAAAGATATCAAGGCCAGAGTTGTAGAGATTTCTGCAAGGCATCAGAGGTACCAGTCTCTGTATGGTACTCAAGAAATAGGCTCCAGCTCTTCGCACGTGGCAAACACAGATTGTGATATTCGTGACCAAGCACTGCTGATTGAAGAAGCTAAACTTGTTGGCATCGATCAGCCCAAAAAAGAGCTCATCTCCAAAATTCTTGATGACCATTCCCACTTGAAACTAGTTTCAGTGGTGGGAATGGGGGGACTCGGTAAAACCACCCTGGCGAAAAAGGTCTACGATGATGCTGCAGTGAAGAAACAATTTCAGAGCCATGCCTGGATAActgtttctcaaaattttcagttCAATGTCATCATCAAGGACTTGATTCAACAATTGTGCGAGGAAATCAGACAGCCGCTGCCTCCGCAAGTGGAATCCATGAATGGTATTAGGCTGAGTGAATTTGTCAGAGACTTCCTCAAAGAAAGAAGGTACATCCTTGTGCTTGATGATGTGTGGAGTCTAAATGCTTGGGAAACTATCAAATATGTATTGCCTGACTGTAATACTGCTAGTCGTGTTGTATTGACGACACGAATAGCCGATGTAGCTTCTTCGTCTTGTTTGGCATCCCATGACTTGGTCCATGAGATGAAGCCTCTCTCTTATGAAGATTCTTGGACTCTTTTTTGCAATAGAACATTTCAGAGTAATAGCTGTCCTCCAAATCTAGAAGAAGTTTCTAGAAAAATACTGAAAAAATGTGAGGGCCTACCACTTGGAATTGTAACAATGGGTGGTGTTTTGGCTTTGAAGGACAAGGATAAGATAGATGAATGGGAGATGATTCTTTGTGGCTTTGACATTGAGGTAGATGGTAGCGGTAAGCTTGAAAGAATTAGAAGGATACTCTTACTTAGCTACAATGATTTGCCTCACCATCTCAAAAGCTGCCTATTATACTTAAGCATCTATCCTGAAGATTATCCAATTAAGAGAATagatatatataatatacttGATACATGGATAGCACTAGGATTTATAGAAGAGAAAGAAGGAATGACAGCCACTGATATTGCTAAGAGGAATCTAAAAGAACTCATCAACAGAAGTTTAATTCAAGTTAAGGGCACAAGGCATAATGGCATATTGAAGGAATGTGGTATTCATGATTTTCTGCGTGAAATGATTGTTTcaaaatctaaagagcagagCTTCACAACCGTATCCACTGGATATTGCACAAGATGGCCTGACAAAGTTCGACACCTAGCAATTCATAACTTCACTGATAATCCTCCACAAGGCTTCAACAGCTTGAAGAGTCTTCGATCCTTGAGAACATTCGAGTATGAAGATCCTCTCACAACTTCATTTTTGTCCAAGTTTTTATGTGGTGGTCCCAAGTTCCTAAAGGTTTTAAATTTAAGGGAAGCTGAATTGGACAACATCCCAAAGGAAGTTTTCAAACTATTTCATCTCGAGTATCTGGATCTAAGTGACACCAGAGTTAAAATAATTCCAAAATCTATTGGGCAGCTTCAAAACCTAGAAGCTTTAATTCTGACTGGAACCACTATAACGGAGTTGCCCGTGGAAATTCTAAAGCTAAGAAGACTCCGTTCCCTTGCTGTAGGCAGAAAGGGTGATTATTCAAATAACTATGCAATTTGGGGCTTTAAATCTCCGGATGGAATTGGAAAGCTTATTTCCTTGGAGAGTTTGGCATTTATAGAAGCAAACAGTGGTAAAATAGTAATGGAGATTGGGAAGCTCATTCAGTTGCGGCAATTATGGATCACAAAGCTGAGGAGAGAAGATGGAAAGGAGTTGGTCTCCTCCCTCTCGAGGCTAACCAACCTTCAAGAGTTATACATCAGCTCTATTAAAGAAGAGGAGACCCTTGATCTCCAACATTCCATCTCTCCAAGACTTGGATTTCTTGTAAGGATTTTATTGGATGGGCGTTTAGAGGGAGTACCAGAATGGATAATATCACTTCAATCCTTGAGCACTTTATCCTTGTACAATAGTGAGTTGAGTGAAGATGAGAATGCAATAGACTGCCTTGGACGCTTGCCCAATCTGGTAGACCTTATTCTCCATCGTGCTTATGAAGGGGAGACATTGTGCTTCAAGGCTGGAAAGTTCCCAAAACTCCAGAGATTACAGCTTGGGCAATTAAAAAGACTGAAATAG
- the LOC113780058 gene encoding uncharacterized protein LOC113780058, with protein sequence MLAERLIRKEDWSRYVHTEDRDLEGIKFGIPSEKKNRMPDPLIQATRMGNSEVALEILRVYPEAAYTFDEKGRNILQIAVEEKKRFLYDYLMTSGIDKDRMLSDTDHEGNSIIHLAASLGSPPSTPPGRVQYDSYPYLWQLQKSEGKTTAQVFETNHASVHEKAEKTMKEMANSVLIVFVLIGTINFAAVFTVPGGFNQDSGDPVYLKNRHSNSACCCSTLLEGCSPLFTMGTLLAIIFLRFATEGFYAALSFKYVVTTIAMFYSRGLHNRSMLPSIYSGECCALAFLCFDGPCVPGYIISDVGLHVLCDSLFTFL encoded by the exons CTATGTACATACAGAAGACAGAGATCTTGAAGGCATCAAGTTTGGAATACcatcagaaaagaaaaataggatgCCAGATCCATTAATACAAGCAACGAGAATGGGCAACAGTGAGGTAGCTCTGGAAATCCTGAGAGTCTACCCTGAAGCTGCGTATACTTTCGATGAAAAAGGAAGGAATATACTGCAAATTGCAGTGGAGGAGAAAAAAAGGTTCTTGTATGACTACTTGATGACTAGTGGTATTGACAAGGATAGGATGCTAAGTGATACTGATCACGAAGGAAATAGCATTATACATCTCGCAGCAAGTCTGGGATCCCCTCCCAGCACTCCCCCTGGT CGAGTGCAGTATGACTCTTATCCATATCTCTGGCAACTACAAAAGTCTGAGGGGAAGACAACAGCACAAGTATTTGAGACGAACCATGCGAGTGTACACGAAAAGGCTGAGAAAACTATGAAGGAAATGGCCAACAGTGTGTTGATTGTGTTTGTCCTCATTGGTACCATTAACTTTGCTGCAGTTTTTACTGTCCCTGGAGGTTTCAATCAAGACAGTGGAGACCCCGTTTATCTCAAGAACCGGCACTCGAATTCGGCTTGTTGTTGTTCTACTTTGCTGGAGGGCTGTTCTCCTCTGTTCACCATGGGGACTCTGCTTGCGATTATCTTTTTGCGATTTGCAACTGAAGGTTTTTATGCTGCCCTGTCCTTCAAGTACGTAGTCACCACAATTGCCATGTTCTACTCCCGCGGGCTTCACAATCGTAGCATGTTGCCAAGCATATATAGTGGAGAATGTTGTGCTCTTGCTTTCTTATGTTTTGATGGCCCTTGTGTTCCTGGATACATCATATCTGATGTTGGACTACATGTATTATGTGATTCGTTATTCACATTCTTATAG
- the LOC113780057 gene encoding putative late blight resistance protein homolog R1B-17 encodes MDEVDIVVEFLLEDIELLLSKTSYSILSEVSPVVISLYEDLKIIKSCLKRMKDSPSNFNILQSFFLRQIRDVVLKILDATDSYINNALANSNGISGADIAISFQHSSELSFRATQVSLYRRLIPEVHNGISASMSNREVSSRLKSSSPVLGEEVVGFDDEATAVLDRLTGEQKQLELEVISLVGVAGIGKTTFAKRLYNDSRVLHHFHVRAWTRGPQLNEEMNALHDLLTCVTNDNYSLHKMYPHEMGEKLHKLLKGKRYLIVIDGIWDSLSWKLFFMKYFPDDSNGSKVLITSRTKDVVLKISPNSSPQVLQFLSQDESWELFESKVFIDESCPQELMELGKEMVAKCRGLPLAIVVLAGVAKQEKSPEWWMHIVTDIASPTRGKEQFMDILAFGYDHLPNWLKPCFLYLGSFPQGYEILVKKIVWSWIAEGFVKQNGEKWLEELAEEYLTDLVDRNLIAVSKRKSNGGIKTCQVHDLLRDLCVKKAKDNLFLQPICGHKQISLFSPSRPTLYDHCYKGVREIEAKLPYVSSRPQNIKCFHSYDFHYIPPNDVKFTHIDISLQQKNSLVYKLLRVLDLGYIILDHFPVNILELVHLNYLALRIYNLRKLPPLSKLWNLETLILVTEKGQIVTLPEDIWQMVKLRHLHYSGELEFESASLSSSTPFVLYNLQTISQVRPSSSIQEVLARMPNLVNLGCHLTLSDAMKHAQFPDLSRLRMLETLTFDYQTLKMAKFFLPQPSKFPPNLKKLTLVGSYVDWKEMSIIGMLPNLEVLKIKDNFFNAPRWEVMDEAFSHLKFLKLSNTDLQQWSASSSSFPCLQQLVLDGCPNLQEMPSSFRSIDTLEAIELYYSSQSVADSARQIQDSQRYMGNDGLKVLIHPQFEEQ; translated from the coding sequence ATGGATGAAGTAGATATTGTTGTAGAATTTCTTCTTGAGGACATTGAATTACTGCTGAGCAAGACCTCATATTCTATCCTTTCTGAAGTGAGTCCAGTTGTGATTTCTCTGTATGAGGACCTCAAGATCATAAAATCCTGTCTAAAAAGGATGAAAGACTCCCCCAGTAACTTCAACATACTCCAGTCTTTCTTCCTTAGACAGATTAGAGACGTGGTCTTGAAGATATTAGATGCCACTGACTCTTATATCAACAATGCTCTGGCAAACAGCAATGGAATTTCTGGGGCAGATATTGCTATTTCTTTCCAGCATTCTTCAGAGCTTTCGTTTCGGGCAACACAGGTTAGTTTATACAGGAGATTGATCCCTGAAGTTCATAATGGTATTAGTGCTTCTATGTCAAACAGGGAGGTTTCATCAAGACTGAAGAGTAGTAGCCCTGTTTTGGGAGAAGAAGTGGTAGGTTTCGATGATGAAGCAACAGCAGTGCTGGATAGGCTTACCGGGGAACAGAAGCAACTGGAACTGGAAGTGATTTCCCTTGTTGGCGTGGCAGGTATTGGCAAGactacttttgcaaaaagaTTGTATAACGATTCACGAGTTCTTCATCACTTCCATGTTCGTGCATGGACTCGTGGGCCTCAACTAAATGAGGAAATGAACGCGTTGCATGACTTGTTGACTTGTGTCACAAATGATAACTACTCTCTGCATAAAATGTATCCTCACGAAATGGGAGAGAAGCTACACAAGTTACTCAAGGGGAAGAGGTATTTGATTGTCATTGATGGTATTTGGGATTCATTGTCTTGGAAGTTGTTCTTCATGAAGTATTTTCCAGATGATAGCAACGGAAGTAAAGTACTGATTACAAGTAGGACGAAGGATGTTGTTCTGAAAATAAGCCCAAACAGCTCCCCTCAGGTTTTGCAATTTCTAAGCCAGGACGAAAGTTGGGAATTATTTGAAAGTAAAGTTTTTATTGATGAAAGTTGCCCCCAAGAGTTGATGGAATTGGGGAAGGAAATGGTTGCAAAATGCAGAGGACTACCTCTTGCGATTGTTGTTTTAGCTGGAGTtgcaaagcaagaaaaatcaCCGGAGTGGTGGATGCATATAGTTACAGACATAGCTTCACCTACTCGTGGTAAAGAGCAGTTCATGGACATCTTAGCATTCGGCTATGATCACCTGCCTAATTGGTTGAAACCGTGCTTTCTTTATCTTGGATCATTTCCTCAAGGCTATGAAATTCTTGTGAAGAAAATAGTGTGGTCATGGATTGCAGAGGGGTTTGTAAAACAGAATGGGGAAAAATGGTTGGAAGAGCTGGCAGAGGAATATCTAACAGATCTTGTTGACAGAAATCTGATTGCAGTTTCCAAGAGAAAGTCCAATGGTGGGATAAAGACTTGTCAAGTCCATGACCTGTTGAGAGATTTGTGTGTCAAGAAAGCCAAGGATAACTTATTCCTGCAACCAATTTGTGGACATAAACAAATTTCTCTATTCTCACCTTCTCGTCCTACCTTGTATGACCACTGCTATAAAGGTGTCCGGGAAATTGAAGCAAAACTACCTTATGTAAGCTCACGCCCACAAAATATTAAATGCTTTCATTCTTATGATTTCCACTACATACCTCCAAATGATGTCAAATTCACACACATAGATATCTCCCTTCAGCAGAAAAACTCGCTTGTCTATAAACTTCTCAGAGTATTGGATTTAGGATACATCATCCTGGACCACTTTCCTGTTAACATACTGGAGCTTGTTCATTTGAACTACTTGGCTCTTAGGATTTATAACCTTCGAAAGCTACCACCCTTGTCTAAACTTTGGAACCTAGAAACCCTCATTCTTGTCACAGAAAAGGGACAAATTGTCACTTTACCAGAAGATATTTGGCAAATGGTAAAGTTGAGGCATTTGCATTATTCAGGGGAACTGGAATTTGAAAGTGCAAGTTTGAGTTCTTCAACTCCCTTTGTGCTGTACAATCTACAAACTATCTCTCAGGTACGTCCTTCAAGTTCTATACAGGAGGTATTGGCAAGAATGCCCAATCTTGTAAACTTAGGATGCCATTTAACATTATCAGATGCTATGAAACATGCTCAGTTCCCTGATCTTTCCAGATTAAGAATGCTAGAAACGTTAACATTTGATTATCAGACTTTAAAAATGGCAAAATTCTTTTTACCTCAACCAAGTAAGTTTCCTCCAAACTTGAAGAAGCTGACTCTGGTAGGTAGTTACGTAGACTGGAAAGAAATGTCAATCATTGGGATGCTACCAAACTTAGAGGTTCTCAAAATAAAGGATAATTTCTTCAATGCACCACGTTGGGAAGTGATGGATGAGGCTTTTTCTCATCTCAAGTTCTTGAAACTTTCAAACACTGATCTTCAACAATGGAGTGCCTCAAGTAGCAGCTTCCCTTGCCTCCAGCAGTTGGTGCTAGATGGATGTCCAAATTTGCAGGAAATGCCCTCTAGCTTTCGAAGCATCGATACATTGGAGGCAATTGAGTTGTATTATTCATCACAGTCAGTTGCAGATTCTGCTAGGCAAATTCAAGATTCACAGAGGTACATGGGAAATGATGGATTGAAAGTCTTGATTCACCCCCAGTTTGAAGAGCAATAA